A region from the Microbacterium sp. NC79 genome encodes:
- a CDS encoding ABC transporter substrate-binding protein, with translation MRKSVVAIAGVAAAALALSGCSNSGGGGEGGGSANEVEVFTWWASGSEKVGLDALENAFGEQFPDIKFVNASVAGGAGSNAKAALAARLEANNPPDSFQAHAGAELTDYIEAGQLQDLSGFYADKGLNEVFPESLLERLTIDGKIYSVPSNIHRANVTWVNVDVLEKAGIDPNSAPADIDAWLVDLKKLKDSGVETPLALGTEWTQMQLFETVLIADLGADGYSGLWDGTTKWDDAGVTTAIEHYGDLLEYANTDFAGLDWDAATQILIDGQAGYNVMGDWAEAAFAQAGWTYGTEYTTWATPGTEGVFDFLADSFTLPVGAPHESAAKDWLTTISSDEGQKVFNQAKGSIPARTDAKSSDYGAYQQTAMESWAADTIVSSLAHGAAAKISWSSDISSAIGKFGSDSDAKALQTALVAAADKALG, from the coding sequence ATGCGCAAGTCTGTTGTAGCCATCGCGGGTGTCGCCGCGGCGGCCCTCGCACTCAGTGGCTGCTCGAACTCCGGTGGGGGAGGAGAAGGCGGCGGCTCCGCCAACGAGGTTGAGGTATTTACCTGGTGGGCTTCCGGCTCTGAGAAGGTCGGCCTTGACGCGCTCGAGAACGCGTTTGGCGAGCAGTTTCCCGACATCAAGTTTGTCAACGCATCCGTCGCAGGTGGCGCCGGCTCGAACGCGAAGGCTGCGCTTGCCGCGCGCCTCGAGGCGAACAACCCGCCTGACTCGTTCCAAGCGCACGCTGGTGCCGAGCTCACCGACTACATCGAGGCTGGCCAGCTTCAAGACCTCAGCGGCTTCTACGCTGACAAGGGTTTGAATGAGGTCTTCCCCGAGTCGCTGCTCGAGCGCCTCACCATCGACGGCAAGATCTACTCGGTGCCGTCGAACATCCACCGCGCCAACGTGACGTGGGTGAATGTCGATGTGCTTGAGAAGGCAGGCATCGACCCGAATAGCGCGCCAGCCGACATTGACGCGTGGCTCGTCGACCTCAAGAAGCTGAAGGACTCGGGCGTCGAAACGCCCCTCGCACTCGGTACCGAGTGGACCCAGATGCAGCTATTTGAAACCGTACTGATCGCGGATCTCGGCGCCGACGGCTACTCCGGGCTGTGGGACGGAACCACGAAGTGGGACGACGCGGGAGTCACGACCGCCATTGAGCACTACGGTGATCTGCTCGAGTACGCGAACACCGACTTCGCGGGCCTCGACTGGGATGCGGCAACGCAGATCCTGATCGACGGTCAGGCCGGGTACAACGTCATGGGCGACTGGGCAGAGGCCGCTTTCGCGCAGGCCGGCTGGACGTACGGCACTGAGTACACGACGTGGGCGACGCCCGGCACGGAAGGTGTCTTTGACTTCCTTGCCGACTCCTTCACGCTGCCGGTTGGTGCACCGCACGAGAGCGCAGCGAAGGACTGGCTGACGACCATCAGCTCGGATGAAGGCCAGAAGGTCTTCAACCAGGCCAAGGGTTCGATCCCGGCTCGTACCGACGCGAAGTCGAGCGATTACGGCGCATACCAGCAGACCGCGATGGAGAGCTGGGCTGCTGACACCATCGTGAGCTCGCTCGCGCACGGTGCCGCTGCCAAGATTTCCTGGTCGAGCGACATCTCGTCGGCAATTGGCAAGTTCGGTAGCGACTCTGACGCGAAGGCACTCCAGACCGCCCTCGTCGCCGCTGCTGACAAGGCCCTGGGCTAA
- a CDS encoding carbohydrate ABC transporter permease produces MHKGIRNWGPPVLLISPTLILIAIFVYGLIGVNTSVAMSNRHSIAPATEFVGFKNFSDLLAEERFQHSLVNLAIFTVFFIVGTMVFGFLWAWMLDKGVTAEGVFRSVYLFPMAISFVASGVVWRWLLNSAEGERASGLNRLLESMGLGALQNAWWNEPGWGMAALAMPAVWQLSGYVMALFLAGFRGIPEELREAARMDGASEFKLYRYVVFPQLSPIALSALIIVAHMSLKVFDLIMSITGSIYQTEVPATYLWEALTGNDYAKAATIATILLLIVCVFIVPYLVWTMRNERKAAR; encoded by the coding sequence ATGCATAAGGGAATCCGCAACTGGGGTCCGCCGGTACTCCTCATCTCACCGACGCTGATTCTGATCGCGATCTTCGTGTACGGACTCATCGGCGTGAACACGTCGGTCGCGATGAGCAACCGCCACTCGATCGCACCCGCCACCGAGTTTGTCGGATTCAAGAACTTCAGCGACCTGCTCGCTGAGGAGCGGTTCCAGCACTCGTTGGTGAACCTTGCGATCTTCACGGTCTTCTTCATCGTCGGAACCATGGTGTTCGGATTCTTGTGGGCCTGGATGCTCGATAAGGGCGTGACGGCCGAGGGCGTCTTTCGTAGCGTGTATCTCTTTCCAATGGCGATCTCCTTCGTCGCCTCTGGTGTCGTCTGGCGATGGCTGCTCAACTCGGCCGAAGGGGAGCGCGCGTCCGGCCTGAACCGACTGCTGGAGAGCATGGGCCTTGGCGCCCTCCAAAACGCGTGGTGGAACGAACCGGGCTGGGGCATGGCCGCCCTCGCGATGCCCGCCGTCTGGCAACTCTCCGGCTACGTGATGGCGCTGTTCCTCGCCGGCTTCCGCGGCATTCCGGAAGAACTCCGCGAGGCCGCCCGTATGGACGGCGCCAGTGAATTCAAGCTGTACCGCTACGTTGTCTTCCCGCAGCTCAGCCCCATCGCACTGTCCGCGCTGATCATCGTCGCGCACATGTCGCTCAAGGTCTTCGACCTCATCATGTCGATCACCGGCTCGATCTATCAGACCGAGGTTCCGGCGACGTACCTGTGGGAGGCGCTCACCGGAAACGACTACGCCAAGGCGGCAACGATCGCCACGATCCTGCTCCTCATTGTCTGTGTCTTCATCGTTCCTTACCTCGTGTGGACGATGCGCAACGAGCGAAAGGCCGCCCGATGA
- a CDS encoding YbhB/YbcL family Raf kinase inhibitor-like protein, whose product MTTIPAPRALAWAESHKEVAMLSYDPYAALAELRDFAPMTLTSTDFADGEALPLTAWSAGRGGADLSPQLSWSGAPEGTKSFAISCFDPDAPTGSGYWHWAVFNIPADVASLAAGAGSAGSLALPAAAMMLPNEAGTEHYIGAAPPAGTGTHRYFFVIDALDVDTLDIAPGSTPAILGFNRHFHSLARGVLIGTATP is encoded by the coding sequence GTGACGACAATTCCCGCGCCGCGAGCGCTAGCCTGGGCTGAAAGCCACAAGGAGGTAGCCATGCTGTCGTACGACCCGTACGCCGCCCTCGCGGAACTTCGCGACTTTGCCCCAATGACGCTCACCAGCACCGACTTTGCCGATGGTGAAGCGCTGCCGCTCACGGCCTGGAGCGCGGGTCGCGGAGGTGCGGACTTGTCACCTCAGCTGTCGTGGTCGGGTGCGCCCGAAGGTACGAAGTCGTTCGCGATTTCGTGCTTCGACCCAGACGCGCCCACCGGTTCCGGCTACTGGCACTGGGCCGTTTTTAACATTCCCGCCGACGTCGCATCGTTGGCTGCCGGGGCGGGCTCGGCGGGTTCGTTGGCCCTGCCTGCAGCCGCGATGATGCTTCCGAACGAGGCAGGGACCGAGCACTACATCGGCGCCGCTCCGCCCGCCGGAACCGGCACCCACCGGTACTTCTTCGTGATCGACGCCCTCGATGTTGACACGCTCGATATCGCCCCGGGTTCGACGCCCGCGATCCTCGGCTTCAACCGGCACTTCCATTCGCTCGCGCGAGGCGTGCTCATCGGAACCGCGACCCCGTAG
- a CDS encoding LacI family DNA-binding transcriptional regulator translates to MTDANATPRRATMKDVAALAGVGLSTVSRVVAGTAGVRADKVRRVERAIAELNFTRNDFARTLRTGNTATIGVIVTRLSDPFFAQLAHAVQERAQSEGMLVLIASASDDPEQATRVLQSVVSRRLDGLVVVVPEQTDVSYLQQEISGGTPIVLVDRPMAGVVADEVFADNAAGMSLAVDHLVAQGHTRIGCFVHTIGEFTADARRDGFVAAMAAHGLDADAELMPTVIEDAALIAPVLQAMLATDDPPTAIVTTNSPTTKATLRAIRAIDATLALVGFDDLDDADLMERSVTTIAQDPANMGQHAAELLMMRIRGIDAPIRRVVLGTRLVTRS, encoded by the coding sequence ATGACTGATGCAAACGCAACGCCGCGGCGCGCCACGATGAAAGACGTGGCCGCGCTAGCTGGCGTTGGCCTTTCTACGGTTTCTCGGGTGGTTGCCGGAACCGCGGGCGTGCGTGCCGACAAAGTGCGGCGGGTGGAGAGGGCGATTGCGGAACTCAACTTCACGCGAAACGACTTCGCACGCACGCTGCGCACGGGTAACACCGCAACAATCGGCGTGATCGTCACACGGCTGTCTGACCCGTTCTTCGCCCAGCTTGCCCATGCCGTCCAGGAGCGCGCGCAGAGCGAGGGCATGCTTGTGCTGATTGCGTCTGCGAGCGATGACCCGGAGCAAGCCACTCGCGTGTTGCAAAGCGTCGTGAGTCGTCGCCTCGATGGCCTCGTTGTTGTGGTTCCGGAGCAAACGGACGTCTCGTATCTCCAGCAGGAGATCAGCGGAGGCACGCCGATCGTGCTGGTCGACCGCCCGATGGCCGGCGTCGTCGCTGACGAAGTGTTCGCCGACAATGCGGCCGGTATGAGCCTCGCCGTTGATCACCTCGTCGCGCAGGGGCACACCCGCATCGGGTGCTTTGTGCACACGATTGGCGAGTTCACCGCTGATGCGCGCCGCGACGGGTTCGTCGCGGCAATGGCGGCGCACGGCCTCGACGCCGACGCCGAGTTGATGCCGACCGTTATCGAAGACGCCGCTCTCATCGCACCGGTGTTGCAAGCGATGCTTGCCACCGATGACCCGCCCACCGCGATCGTGACAACGAATAGCCCGACAACGAAGGCGACGCTCCGGGCCATCCGCGCGATTGACGCGACGCTCGCGCTCGTGGGCTTTGACGATCTTGATGACGCTGACCTGATGGAACGTTCGGTCACGACCATTGCGCAAGACCCGGCGAACATGGGCCAGCATGCGGCCGAATTGTTGATGATGCGCATTCGGGGCATCGACGCCCCCATCCGCCGCGTCGTTCTCGGCACCCGCCTCGTGACACGCTCGTAG